From a single Paraburkholderia sp. FT54 genomic region:
- a CDS encoding SDR family oxidoreductase, giving the protein MRIVIIGGTGLIGSKTVPILRQAGHDVIAASPKNGVNTLTGEGLKEVLTDAQVVIDLANSPSFEDNAVLKFFESSGRNLHPAEAEAGVQHHVALSIVGADRTPENGYFRAKVAQEKLIEASGIPFTIIRSTQFYEFLGGIADSGTEGNTVRLSPGPFQPIASDDVAAFVADVALAAPRNGIVEIAGPERAPFDEIVARYLKATGDKREVVRDAQARYFGGLVGEHSLVPLGEARLGRIGFDEWFRRSQGKS; this is encoded by the coding sequence ATGCGAATAGTTATCATCGGCGGCACCGGCCTCATCGGCTCGAAGACCGTCCCCATTCTGCGTCAGGCTGGCCATGACGTCATCGCAGCCTCGCCGAAGAACGGCGTCAACACGCTCACTGGCGAGGGACTCAAGGAAGTCCTCACCGACGCGCAGGTAGTGATCGACCTCGCCAATTCGCCGTCGTTCGAAGATAACGCAGTGCTGAAATTCTTCGAAAGCTCCGGCCGGAATCTCCACCCAGCCGAGGCTGAGGCGGGTGTCCAACATCATGTCGCGCTGTCGATTGTCGGAGCCGACCGGACGCCCGAGAACGGTTATTTCCGCGCGAAAGTTGCGCAAGAAAAGCTGATCGAGGCTTCCGGCATTCCCTTCACGATCATCCGTTCGACGCAGTTCTACGAATTCCTCGGCGGTATCGCCGATTCCGGCACGGAAGGCAACACTGTGAGGCTTTCACCGGGCCCGTTCCAGCCCATTGCGTCTGACGACGTCGCCGCCTTTGTCGCCGATGTGGCGCTCGCCGCCCCGCGCAACGGCATCGTTGAAATCGCAGGTCCGGAACGCGCACCGTTTGACGAGATCGTTGCCCGCTATCTAAAAGCAACGGGCGACAAGCGAGAAGTCGTGCGTGACGCGCAGGCTCGTTATTTTGGTGGCCTCGTCGGAGAGCATTCGCTCGTGCCACTCGGCGAAGCGCGCCTCGGTCGCATCGGATTTGACGAGTGGTTTCGGCGCTCGCAGGGCAAGTCGTAA
- a CDS encoding alpha/beta hydrolase has protein sequence MSTRDKFASRPARRNLLIGGAAVAGGLGVSLLSSTAEAARSGASNPRGQQQPGNYIAAKDGTQLYYKDWGTGRPVVFCHGWPLSSDSWESQMMLVASHGFRAVAHDRRGHGRSGQPWGGNEMDTYADDLATVFDTLNLTDAILVGFSTGGGEVARYVGRHGTRRVSKVVLVSAVPPLMLKTAANPGGLPIDVFDELRAAQLANRSQFYRDVASGPFYGFNRPGAKPSQGLIDSWWMQGMEGGQKNTYDSIKAFSETDFTEDLKKIDVPVLIIHGDDDQIVPIDAAGRASAKLIRNSKLMVYPGAPHGLTDTHKDKFNADLLAFIQS, from the coding sequence ATGTCCACAAGGGACAAGTTCGCGAGCAGACCGGCGCGTCGCAACCTATTGATTGGCGGCGCCGCTGTCGCCGGAGGATTGGGAGTTTCGCTGCTCTCCAGCACGGCCGAGGCAGCGCGGTCAGGCGCCTCGAATCCTCGCGGCCAGCAGCAGCCGGGGAACTACATCGCAGCGAAGGACGGCACACAGCTTTACTACAAAGATTGGGGCACTGGCCGACCTGTGGTGTTCTGTCATGGCTGGCCACTGAGTTCCGATAGCTGGGAATCGCAGATGATGCTCGTGGCCTCGCACGGTTTTCGTGCCGTCGCTCACGACCGCCGGGGACACGGGCGCTCCGGCCAACCATGGGGCGGCAACGAAATGGATACCTATGCCGACGACCTGGCGACGGTGTTCGATACCCTCAACTTGACCGACGCCATCCTCGTGGGGTTTTCCACCGGCGGAGGGGAAGTGGCCCGCTACGTCGGCCGTCATGGCACGCGTCGCGTGTCGAAGGTCGTGCTGGTTTCGGCCGTGCCGCCGCTGATGCTGAAAACCGCCGCGAACCCGGGAGGGCTGCCGATCGACGTATTCGACGAACTCCGTGCCGCTCAACTGGCCAACCGTTCTCAGTTTTATAGAGATGTTGCGTCAGGTCCGTTCTATGGCTTCAACCGGCCGGGCGCCAAACCTTCGCAGGGATTGATCGATTCGTGGTGGATGCAAGGAATGGAAGGCGGCCAGAAGAACACTTATGACTCGATCAAGGCGTTCTCCGAAACCGATTTCACCGAGGACCTGAAAAAAATCGACGTCCCCGTGCTGATCATTCACGGCGACGACGATCAGATCGTGCCCATCGACGCTGCAGGTCGCGCATCGGCGAAGCTAATCAGGAATTCAAAGCTGATGGTTTATCCCGGCGCCCCTCACGGCTTGACGGACACACACAAGGACAAGTTCAACGCGGACCTGCTGGCGTTCATTCAGAGCTGA
- a CDS encoding LysR family transcriptional regulator, whose translation MSNYLSDRLSGGTDPFASSCATSYAGVVSFLAVANEGSFARAGDRLGIARSSVSRNVQKLEAQLDARLFLRTTRSTSLTREGELFYENCQPGIARIAQALEDMRELRNGPPRGHLRIVSTPGFGRKIVAPLLRGFHSRYPEIALELLLNDRPADFIADRVDVAFRDGRMEDSGIVARQLIPMQMLVCASPGYARRHGLPRHVDELADHRCINFLTASGRISEWEFKVDGLPQRRQPVAQHTFNDADLIVQAVLDGLGIAQLPAHQVCDLLGDGQLVSCLAQHAPEDSGHYICYLSRKQLPARVRVFIDYMTEHTRALDLQCLTTMTALPTLE comes from the coding sequence ATGTCAAACTACTTATCAGACCGCCTCTCCGGCGGCACCGACCCGTTCGCAAGCAGCTGTGCGACCAGCTACGCCGGCGTCGTTTCCTTTCTCGCCGTTGCCAACGAAGGCAGCTTTGCCCGTGCGGGCGATCGTCTCGGGATCGCGCGTTCCTCCGTTAGCCGCAATGTGCAGAAACTCGAGGCCCAGCTCGACGCGCGCCTGTTCCTGCGCACGACCCGCAGCACGTCGTTGACGCGCGAGGGGGAACTCTTCTACGAGAACTGTCAGCCTGGCATAGCGCGCATCGCCCAGGCGCTGGAAGACATGCGGGAACTGCGCAACGGGCCGCCGCGCGGCCATCTGCGCATCGTCTCGACACCGGGCTTCGGCCGCAAGATCGTCGCGCCGCTGCTGCGGGGCTTTCATTCGCGCTATCCCGAGATCGCCCTCGAATTGCTGCTGAACGACCGGCCCGCCGACTTCATCGCCGATCGCGTCGACGTTGCGTTTCGCGACGGGCGCATGGAAGACAGCGGGATCGTGGCGCGCCAGCTGATTCCGATGCAGATGCTCGTCTGCGCGTCGCCCGGTTATGCGCGAAGACACGGATTGCCGCGGCATGTCGATGAACTGGCGGATCATCGCTGCATCAATTTCCTGACCGCGTCCGGGCGCATCAGTGAGTGGGAGTTCAAGGTCGACGGTCTGCCGCAGCGGCGCCAGCCCGTCGCGCAGCACACATTCAACGACGCGGATCTGATCGTGCAGGCAGTGCTCGACGGGCTGGGCATCGCGCAGTTGCCTGCGCATCAGGTTTGCGATCTGCTGGGCGACGGGCAGCTGGTCAGTTGTCTCGCGCAGCACGCACCGGAAGACAGCGGCCACTACATCTGCTATCTCAGCCGCAAACAACTTCCTGCCCGGGTCCGCGTGTTCATCGACTATATGACCGAGCACACGAGAGCGCTCGACCTGCAGTGTCTGACGACGATGACGGCGTTACCGACGCTCGAGTGA
- a CDS encoding cupin domain-containing protein has protein sequence MLRLKSSALAALFIVGASFGVARAAPPDAIVTPLMTQSLADYPGKEALMISVEYPPGAADPIHRHHAHGFIYVLEGSVVMQVKGGKEVTLTPGQTFYEGPNDVHTVGRNASQTQPARFIVLLLKDKGAPVLVPEK, from the coding sequence ATGCTTCGTTTGAAAAGCTCCGCTCTGGCCGCGCTTTTTATCGTAGGCGCGTCGTTCGGCGTGGCTCGCGCCGCCCCGCCCGACGCGATCGTCACGCCCTTGATGACGCAGTCTCTCGCCGACTATCCGGGAAAGGAAGCCCTGATGATCAGCGTCGAGTATCCGCCGGGTGCGGCGGATCCCATTCATCGGCATCACGCGCACGGTTTTATCTACGTACTTGAAGGATCGGTCGTGATGCAGGTCAAGGGCGGCAAGGAAGTCACGCTGACGCCCGGACAGACCTTCTATGAAGGTCCGAACGATGTTCACACGGTCGGACGTAACGCAAGTCAGACGCAGCCTGCCAGGTTCATCGTGCTGCTGCTGAAGGACAAGGGTGCGCCCGTTCTTGTTCCGGAAAAGTAA
- a CDS encoding carboxymuconolactone decarboxylase family protein: MTQRLNYFQQSPALVKKFIELNNLLKDGTIEESIRDLVSIRASQLNGCGFCLDMHVKEAHIHGERELRIHHLPAWRESTLFAPRERAALAWTEVLTNLPEHGVPDEIYERVRTQFSEKELSDLTFDVMAINGWNRANVAFKMVPGSFDKAFGLDKANLA; the protein is encoded by the coding sequence ATGACACAGCGTCTCAACTATTTTCAGCAATCGCCGGCACTGGTCAAGAAGTTCATTGAACTCAACAATTTGCTGAAAGACGGCACCATCGAAGAATCAATCCGTGACCTGGTCTCAATCCGGGCGTCGCAACTCAATGGTTGTGGATTCTGTCTGGACATGCACGTGAAGGAAGCGCATATTCACGGCGAGCGTGAGTTGCGCATCCATCACCTCCCGGCGTGGCGCGAGTCGACGCTCTTCGCACCACGAGAACGCGCCGCGCTTGCCTGGACGGAAGTGCTGACCAACCTTCCCGAACACGGCGTCCCCGACGAGATCTACGAGCGCGTGCGTACCCAGTTCTCCGAAAAGGAACTCTCGGACCTGACGTTCGACGTGATGGCCATCAACGGATGGAACCGCGCGAACGTCGCGTTCAAGATGGTGCCGGGTTCGTTCGACAAGGCATTCGGTCTGGACAAGGCGAACCTCGCCTGA
- a CDS encoding phosphatase PAP2 family protein, whose translation MSLIVCVLISAGTMGAAAQPAQAHTATYLDAHQVDLSKLLAPPPSVESARGQADMTTVLEVQRTRTPEKVERARADVKKTVFRFADVLGPAFNEANLPKTTALFDAANHDASIVAKSGKEFFSRARPYIANPDVHPSVPLNPKDGYDSYPSGHATFGYMTAILLAQMVPEKRDAIFARGREYGDNRVVDGVHYPSDVEAGRIDGTLVAEALMANPEFQKAFVEARAEVRTALGLN comes from the coding sequence TTGTCGCTGATTGTTTGCGTATTGATTTCAGCGGGCACAATGGGCGCGGCAGCCCAGCCTGCGCAGGCGCATACCGCCACGTATCTCGACGCGCACCAGGTTGACCTAAGCAAGCTCCTCGCGCCGCCTCCCTCCGTGGAATCCGCGCGTGGACAGGCGGATATGACAACTGTTCTGGAGGTGCAGCGCACCCGCACGCCTGAGAAGGTGGAGCGTGCGAGAGCCGATGTTAAGAAGACGGTGTTTCGCTTTGCAGATGTGCTTGGCCCTGCGTTCAACGAAGCCAATCTGCCGAAGACCACGGCGCTCTTTGATGCCGCGAACCACGATGCGTCGATAGTGGCGAAGAGCGGGAAGGAATTTTTCTCGCGGGCACGACCTTACATTGCGAATCCGGACGTGCATCCGTCGGTGCCGCTCAATCCGAAAGACGGTTACGATTCGTACCCAAGCGGTCACGCCACCTTTGGTTATATGACAGCAATCCTGCTTGCGCAGATGGTCCCTGAAAAGCGCGACGCAATTTTTGCACGCGGCCGCGAATACGGCGATAACCGAGTAGTGGATGGCGTCCATTATCCGAGCGATGTGGAAGCCGGCCGAATCGACGGCACGCTCGTCGCCGAAGCGCTGATGGCAAATCCCGAGTTTCAGAAAGCCTTTGTCGAGGCGAGAGCCGAAGTACGTACGGCCTTGGGGCTCAATTGA
- a CDS encoding TonB-dependent receptor, which produces MLRKKPLTQFVLATLCVAGTQVSYAQATGAQNSGDLGSVQSTAVSSSDSATAANRKVESAPAQAPSQGSLTATEPQSTISRRYIENSTAPTSNYSDIANIAPSVQSVNPNGPGLMESAGVTIRGFQDGQYNVTFDGIPFGDTNDFSHHSTSFFTSQFLNGITVDRGPGDASQIGFATFGGTLGMQSKDPTMTPSASLIGSYGSYDTWLAGAEFNTGDIQQLGDARAMFGYTQSSSDGYLTGAAQRRQNVYFKLDKPLGDNTVLTLFGTYTKIHQNVSYGATADQIAQFGPNYGLSSDPMSQAFSGYNFDLINTDFEYIGLKTKVAQWVIDNKLYTYGYYHNGFNGMDPNGETPNGTIYGANNVPGQEMNNNYRAWGDVLRAQRDIGPGTLELGTWLTYQTNFRNNFNVDDSLNFAFTSPNFTMNDNFFTWQPYMQYTLKLPYGLSITPGVKYVSFTRHLYSDMNQGSGTPVDFSHTWTKVLPSLQIHEQINPFWSAYAQYAQGFLAPNLNGLYVNNPAISGQPSPEQTDNYQIGTTFKNDRLTASADLYYINFKNAVTSQTLGGVTYFQNAGGAIYKGVELEGTYYAGLGFSLYGNFTINAAKQKGTNDWMPNAPRETAAFGLIYERGPVTGSLITKFIGRQYGLTGNQIPIGGYAVTNLAAGYTFKSPAPWFRDVRLGFQIDNLFNRTSIDWLAGQTVADSTPLYYTVPGRAFIGTMQLDF; this is translated from the coding sequence ATGCTTCGCAAGAAGCCGCTGACGCAGTTCGTTCTCGCCACACTCTGCGTCGCCGGAACGCAGGTCTCTTACGCTCAAGCCACCGGGGCTCAGAACTCAGGTGACCTGGGATCCGTGCAAAGCACCGCCGTCTCGTCGTCGGATAGCGCGACAGCCGCAAACAGGAAAGTCGAATCCGCACCGGCTCAAGCCCCTTCGCAAGGTTCGCTCACGGCGACTGAACCACAGTCGACGATCAGCCGCCGTTACATCGAAAACAGCACCGCGCCGACTTCGAACTACAGCGACATTGCCAATATCGCGCCGAGTGTTCAGAGCGTCAATCCGAACGGCCCCGGTCTGATGGAGTCGGCGGGCGTCACCATCCGGGGTTTCCAGGACGGTCAGTATAACGTAACGTTCGACGGAATTCCGTTCGGCGATACGAACGACTTCTCGCACCACTCGACATCGTTCTTCACGTCGCAATTCCTCAACGGCATCACCGTCGATCGCGGGCCCGGCGACGCATCGCAAATTGGCTTCGCGACGTTCGGCGGCACGCTCGGCATGCAATCGAAGGATCCGACGATGACTCCGTCGGCTTCGCTGATCGGCTCGTATGGCAGCTATGACACGTGGCTCGCCGGCGCCGAATTCAACACGGGCGACATACAGCAGCTGGGCGACGCGCGCGCGATGTTCGGCTACACCCAAAGCAGCAGCGATGGCTATCTGACCGGTGCGGCCCAGCGTCGTCAGAACGTCTACTTCAAGCTCGATAAGCCGCTAGGCGACAATACCGTGCTCACGTTGTTCGGCACGTATACGAAGATCCACCAGAACGTGTCGTACGGCGCGACCGCGGACCAGATCGCGCAGTTCGGTCCCAACTACGGCCTCTCCAGCGACCCGATGAGCCAGGCGTTCTCGGGTTACAACTTCGACCTGATCAATACGGATTTCGAGTACATCGGCCTGAAGACGAAGGTCGCACAGTGGGTGATCGACAACAAGCTCTACACATACGGCTATTATCACAACGGCTTCAACGGTATGGATCCGAACGGCGAAACGCCGAACGGCACGATCTATGGCGCGAATAACGTACCTGGCCAGGAGATGAACAACAACTACCGCGCGTGGGGTGATGTACTGCGCGCGCAAAGGGATATCGGGCCAGGCACGCTGGAACTCGGAACCTGGCTCACGTATCAGACGAACTTCCGCAACAACTTCAACGTCGACGACAGCCTCAATTTCGCGTTCACGTCGCCGAATTTCACGATGAACGACAACTTCTTTACGTGGCAGCCGTATATGCAATACACGCTGAAGTTGCCGTACGGCCTCTCGATTACGCCCGGCGTGAAATACGTGTCGTTTACGCGTCATCTGTACTCGGACATGAACCAGGGCTCAGGTACGCCGGTGGACTTCAGCCACACCTGGACCAAGGTGCTGCCTTCGCTGCAGATTCACGAACAGATCAATCCGTTCTGGAGTGCCTACGCCCAGTATGCGCAGGGCTTTCTCGCGCCCAATCTGAACGGGCTTTACGTCAACAATCCGGCTATCTCCGGCCAACCATCGCCGGAGCAAACGGACAACTACCAGATCGGCACCACGTTTAAGAACGATCGCCTGACGGCCTCAGCGGATCTCTACTACATCAACTTCAAGAATGCGGTCACGAGCCAAACGCTCGGCGGTGTCACCTACTTCCAGAACGCAGGTGGGGCGATCTACAAGGGCGTCGAACTGGAAGGGACGTACTACGCGGGGCTCGGCTTCAGTCTGTACGGCAACTTCACGATCAATGCGGCCAAGCAGAAGGGCACCAATGACTGGATGCCGAACGCGCCGCGCGAAACGGCCGCATTCGGTCTGATATATGAACGCGGACCGGTGACCGGTTCGCTGATCACCAAGTTCATTGGCCGGCAATACGGTCTCACCGGCAACCAGATCCCGATTGGCGGCTATGCCGTGACGAATCTCGCCGCCGGCTATACGTTCAAGAGCCCCGCGCCGTGGTTCCGCGACGTACGCCTTGGCTTCCAGATCGACAATCTCTTCAACCGGACCAGCATCGATTGGCTCGCCGGCCAAACCGTTGCTGACAGCACGCCGCTCTACTACACAGTCCCGGGCCGCGCGTTCATCGGCACGATGCAGTTGGACTTCTGA
- a CDS encoding MotA/TolQ/ExbB proton channel family protein, giving the protein MNIAHFTDLANDSGGVLYVIAVMLFVALTIIVERFWYMHRVAGSGQVALEQLDHLTTLNATTLASCAEQFDGLPTSRLFETAARLVGKASREELGACLDEVIMREAPRIDRFLWVLDTIVTLAPLLGLFGTILGMFNAFQVLSNPGNAPTQVTGGVAEALIATASGLFVAMIGLVFFNGLHNRVRSIVHQLETVKTALVNRLARTSQEGSKAVREAPRAAAGQLASQGV; this is encoded by the coding sequence ATGAACATTGCCCACTTCACCGACCTTGCCAACGATTCGGGCGGCGTGCTCTACGTCATCGCTGTGATGCTGTTCGTTGCGTTGACGATCATCGTCGAACGCTTCTGGTATATGCACCGCGTGGCGGGCAGCGGTCAGGTTGCGCTGGAACAACTCGACCACCTGACCACATTGAACGCGACGACGCTCGCGTCATGCGCCGAGCAGTTCGACGGTCTGCCCACCAGCAGGTTGTTTGAGACGGCGGCGAGGTTGGTCGGCAAGGCATCCCGCGAGGAACTCGGCGCATGTCTCGATGAAGTGATCATGCGCGAAGCACCGCGCATCGACCGCTTTCTATGGGTACTTGACACGATCGTGACGCTCGCCCCCTTGCTGGGATTGTTTGGCACGATCTTGGGCATGTTCAACGCGTTTCAGGTGCTGTCGAATCCCGGCAATGCTCCGACCCAGGTGACGGGCGGCGTCGCCGAGGCGCTGATCGCGACGGCGTCGGGTCTGTTCGTGGCGATGATCGGCCTTGTGTTCTTCAATGGCTTGCACAACCGCGTGCGCTCGATCGTGCATCAACTGGAGACGGTGAAAACCGCACTTGTCAACCGGCTTGCGCGCACGTCCCAGGAAGGCTCGAAAGCCGTGCGTGAGGCGCCGCGCGCGGCGGCCGGCCAGCTCGCGTCGCAGGGAGTGTGA
- a CDS encoding biopolymer transporter ExbD has product MKYFEARKARIEIIPMIDIMFFLLVFFIMITLHMIPNAGLRTQLPSSATTQSLPPPKVTVTLSTDGSLSVDGQALSTSQLTAMLAARADAAHTSVTIAGSKQAQIQKLVAVMDACRAAGVTQIALAAQPVAN; this is encoded by the coding sequence ATGAAGTACTTCGAAGCGCGCAAGGCTCGCATCGAGATCATTCCGATGATCGACATCATGTTTTTTCTGCTGGTGTTCTTCATCATGATTACGCTGCACATGATCCCGAATGCCGGTCTGCGCACGCAATTGCCATCGAGCGCCACCACGCAGTCGCTACCGCCGCCGAAAGTGACGGTCACGCTGTCGACCGACGGCTCGCTGTCGGTCGACGGCCAGGCGCTCAGCACCTCGCAGTTGACGGCGATGCTCGCTGCGCGCGCCGACGCGGCCCATACGTCGGTGACAATTGCGGGCTCGAAGCAGGCGCAGATCCAGAAGCTCGTCGCGGTGATGGACGCGTGCCGGGCCGCTGGCGTCACGCAGATCGCGCTGGCTGCGCAACCGGTGGCGAACTGA
- a CDS encoding TonB family protein, with translation MRAAIQAALHYPESARMAGMAGRTRVAFQYRDGEVSDVRVVVSSGIGLLDRAAVAAVRDAAYPKPEPAFVGKTLSEQLWVTFNLDDQG, from the coding sequence TTGCGTGCCGCAATTCAGGCGGCACTGCATTATCCGGAGTCGGCACGCATGGCTGGCATGGCCGGCCGCACGCGGGTGGCCTTCCAGTATCGCGACGGTGAGGTGTCGGATGTGAGGGTGGTGGTCTCCAGCGGAATTGGATTACTGGATCGCGCCGCTGTCGCGGCGGTGCGTGACGCAGCTTACCCAAAGCCGGAGCCGGCCTTTGTGGGCAAAACGCTTTCTGAGCAGTTGTGGGTCACGTTCAATCTCGACGACCAAGGTTGA